One Streptomyces sp. V4I8 genomic window carries:
- a CDS encoding Tex family protein translates to MTTPLVGSIEGRIAAELGVGERQVKAAVELLDGGSTVPFIARYRKEATEMLDDAQLRTVEERLRYLRELEERRTAILESVREQGKLTEELEARIRGAETKARLEDIYLPYKPKRRTKAQIAREAGLEPLAEGLLADPTIEPLAAAAAFVDADKGVADPQAALEGARAILTERFSEDADLIGELRERMWVRGRLAAKVRDGKEEAGAKFADYFDFAEPFTELPSHRILAMLRGEKEEVLDLVLEPEEPTEGPSSYEGIVAGKFGIADRGRAADKWLKDTVRWAWRTRILVHLGIDLRLRLRTAAEDEAVGVFAANLRDLLLAAPAGTRATLGLDPGFRTGVKVAVVDATGKVVATDVIYPHVPANKWDEAIAKLARLSKEHAVELVAIGNGTASRETDKLAGELITKHPELKLTKVMVSEAGASVYSASAFASQELPDMDVSLRGAVSIARRLQDPLAELVKIDPKSIGVGQYQHDLSEVKLSRSLDAVVEDCVNGVGVDVNTASAPLLARVSGITSGLAENIVAHRDANGPFKSRQQLKGVARLGPKAYEQCAGFLRIRGGDDPLDASSVHPEAYPVVRRMVKTSGQEVAALIGNTGVLRSLKANDFVDETFGLPTVTDILKELEKPGRDPRPAFKTATFKEGVEKISDLSSGMVLEGVVTNVAAFGAFIDVGVHQDGLAHVSALSKTFVKDPRDVVKPGDIVKVKVLDVDIPRKRISLTLRLDDEAAPQGQQGGGGGERRQRGGRPPQQRQGRGGGGGSRQAPPPANSAMADALRRAGLVDPKRGKR, encoded by the coding sequence GTGACGACACCCCTCGTAGGGTCCATCGAAGGCAGGATCGCCGCGGAGCTCGGCGTAGGAGAGCGGCAGGTGAAGGCTGCCGTGGAGCTGCTCGACGGCGGTTCGACGGTGCCTTTCATCGCCCGCTACCGCAAGGAAGCGACCGAGATGCTCGACGATGCGCAGCTGCGCACCGTCGAGGAGCGGCTGCGCTATCTGCGGGAGTTGGAGGAGCGGCGGACGGCGATCCTCGAATCGGTGCGTGAGCAGGGCAAGCTGACCGAGGAGCTGGAGGCCCGGATCCGCGGCGCCGAGACCAAGGCCCGGCTGGAGGACATCTATCTGCCGTACAAGCCCAAGCGCAGGACCAAGGCGCAGATCGCGCGGGAGGCCGGGCTGGAGCCCCTCGCCGAGGGCTTGCTGGCTGATCCGACCATCGAGCCGCTGGCCGCTGCCGCGGCCTTCGTCGACGCCGACAAGGGCGTGGCCGACCCGCAGGCCGCCCTGGAGGGCGCCCGGGCGATTCTCACGGAGCGGTTCTCGGAGGACGCCGACCTGATCGGCGAACTGCGCGAGCGCATGTGGGTGCGCGGGCGGCTGGCCGCCAAGGTGCGCGACGGCAAGGAGGAGGCGGGCGCGAAGTTCGCCGACTACTTCGACTTCGCCGAACCGTTCACCGAGCTGCCCTCGCACCGCATCCTGGCGATGCTGCGCGGCGAGAAGGAGGAGGTCCTCGACCTCGTCCTGGAGCCGGAGGAGCCCACCGAGGGGCCGTCGTCGTACGAGGGGATCGTCGCCGGGAAGTTCGGGATCGCCGACCGCGGCCGCGCCGCCGACAAGTGGCTGAAGGACACGGTCCGCTGGGCCTGGCGGACCCGCATCCTCGTCCACCTCGGCATCGACCTGAGGCTGCGTCTGCGCACGGCGGCCGAGGACGAGGCCGTGGGCGTGTTCGCGGCGAACCTCCGCGATCTGCTGCTCGCCGCCCCGGCCGGCACGCGTGCGACGCTGGGCCTGGACCCGGGCTTCCGTACGGGCGTCAAGGTCGCCGTGGTCGACGCGACCGGCAAGGTGGTGGCCACCGACGTCATCTACCCGCACGTCCCCGCCAACAAGTGGGACGAGGCGATCGCCAAGCTGGCCCGGCTGTCGAAGGAGCACGCGGTCGAGCTGGTCGCGATCGGCAACGGTACGGCGTCCCGTGAGACGGACAAGCTCGCCGGTGAACTCATCACCAAGCATCCGGAGTTGAAGCTCACCAAGGTGATGGTGTCCGAGGCGGGCGCGTCCGTGTACTCGGCCTCGGCCTTCGCCTCGCAGGAGCTGCCCGACATGGACGTGTCGCTGCGCGGCGCCGTCTCCATCGCGCGCCGGCTCCAGGACCCGCTGGCCGAGCTGGTGAAGATCGACCCGAAGTCGATCGGCGTCGGCCAGTACCAGCACGACCTGTCCGAGGTGAAGCTGTCGCGCTCGCTGGACGCGGTGGTGGAGGACTGTGTGAACGGCGTGGGCGTCGATGTCAACACCGCTTCCGCACCGCTGCTCGCGCGCGTCTCCGGCATCACCTCCGGGCTGGCGGAGAACATCGTGGCGCACCGGGACGCGAACGGCCCGTTCAAGTCCCGCCAGCAGCTCAAGGGCGTGGCCCGCCTGGGCCCGAAGGCGTACGAGCAGTGCGCGGGCTTCCTGCGGATCCGCGGCGGCGACGACCCGCTGGACGCGTCCAGCGTGCACCCCGAGGCGTACCCGGTCGTCCGGCGCATGGTGAAGACCTCCGGTCAGGAGGTGGCCGCGCTCATCGGCAACACCGGCGTGCTGCGGTCGTTGAAGGCGAACGACTTCGTGGACGAGACGTTCGGTCTGCCGACCGTGACCGACATCCTGAAGGAACTGGAGAAGCCCGGACGCGACCCGCGTCCCGCCTTCAAGACGGCCACCTTCAAGGAGGGCGTCGAGAAGATCTCCGACCTGTCGTCCGGGATGGTCCTGGAGGGCGTCGTGACGAACGTGGCGGCCTTCGGGGCGTTCATCGACGTCGGTGTCCACCAGGACGGTCTGGCGCATGTCTCCGCGCTGTCGAAGACGTTCGTCAAGGACCCGCGGGACGTGGTGAAGCCCGGTGACATCGTCAAGGTGAAGGTCCTCGACGTCGATATTCCGCGCAAGCGGATCTCCCTGACGCTGCGTCTCGACGACGAGGCGGCTCCGCAGGGGCAGCAGGGCGGGGGTGGCGGCGAACGCCGGCAGCGGGGCGGACGCCCGCCGCAGCAGCGGCAGGGCCGCGGCGGCGGTGGCGGCTCGCGTCAGGCGCCGCCTCCGGCCAACAGCGCCATGGCCGACGCTCTGCGCCGCGCCGGTCTGGTCGACCCCAAGCGGGGCAAGCGCTGA
- a CDS encoding LPFR motif small protein, with the protein MFRAIADVLRQIGGAIATVVTLPFRALARLFGGASSSTRSRRA; encoded by the coding sequence GTGTTCCGTGCAATCGCAGATGTACTCCGGCAGATAGGCGGCGCGATCGCCACTGTCGTGACGTTGCCGTTCCGGGCTCTCGCCCGGCTCTTCGGTGGTGCCTCGAGCAGTACGCGCAGTCGCCGGGCCTGA
- a CDS encoding GlxA family transcriptional regulator: MAQRTVLFVVFDGVQSLDLTGPLEVFVGAEKHRPGTYLIRTASLDGGPVRTSSGLTVVPDASFAEVPDPHTLLVPGGEGTRGPQPDLIGWLREHGPAAERLVSVCTGAILLAGAGLLDGRRATTHWAYCDKLSRDHPEVEVDPDPIYIRDGHVATSAGVTSGIDLALALVEEDLGRDMALGIARHLVVFLRRPGNQAQFSAQLAAQTARREPLRDVQRWITEHPDADLSVETLAARASLSPRHFARAFQTETGMTPGRYVDRVRLEQARRLLEDTTDGVEEISRASGYGTPEAMRRAFVKTLGTAPAEYRRRFRPAPAH, from the coding sequence ATGGCCCAGCGAACCGTTCTCTTCGTCGTCTTCGACGGTGTCCAGAGTCTCGACCTGACCGGCCCCCTGGAGGTCTTCGTGGGGGCCGAGAAGCACCGGCCGGGCACCTACCTCATCCGTACGGCCTCCTTGGACGGCGGCCCCGTCCGCACGTCGAGCGGCCTGACCGTCGTACCGGACGCGTCCTTCGCCGAGGTGCCCGACCCGCACACCCTCCTCGTCCCGGGCGGTGAAGGCACACGTGGGCCCCAGCCCGATCTGATCGGCTGGCTGCGCGAACACGGTCCCGCGGCCGAGCGTCTGGTCTCCGTCTGCACCGGCGCGATCCTGCTCGCCGGAGCGGGTCTGCTGGACGGTCGCCGTGCCACGACCCACTGGGCGTACTGCGACAAGCTCTCCCGTGACCACCCCGAAGTGGAGGTCGACCCGGACCCCATCTACATACGTGACGGGCACGTGGCCACCTCCGCCGGCGTCACCTCCGGCATCGACCTCGCCCTCGCCCTGGTCGAGGAGGACCTGGGCCGGGACATGGCCCTCGGCATCGCCCGCCACCTGGTGGTCTTCCTGCGCCGACCGGGTAACCAGGCCCAGTTCAGCGCCCAGCTCGCCGCCCAGACCGCCCGACGCGAGCCCCTTCGGGACGTCCAGCGCTGGATCACCGAGCACCCCGACGCCGATCTGAGCGTGGAGACACTCGCCGCCCGCGCCAGCCTCTCCCCGCGCCACTTCGCCCGCGCCTTCCAGACCGAGACCGGTATGACGCCGGGCCGGTATGTGGACCGCGTCCGCCTCGAACAGGCCCGCCGCCTCCTGGAGGACACCACCGACGGCGTCGAGGAGATCTCCCGGGCCAGTGGCTACGGCACCCCCGAGGCCATGCGCCGCGCCTTCGTCAAGACCCTCGGGACGGCCCCGGCCGAGTACCGCCGCCGGTTCCGCCCCGCACCGGCCCACTGA